From a single Polynucleobacter asymbioticus QLW-P1DMWA-1 genomic region:
- the lepA gene encoding translation elongation factor 4: protein MDLIRNFSIIAHIDHGKSTLADRIIQHCGGLSDREMEAQVLDSMDIERERGITIKAQTAALTYKSRDGKTYNINLIDTPGHVDFSYEVSRSLSACEGALLVVDASQGVEAQTVANCYMALELGVEVVPVLNKIDLPQADPERAKKEIEDVIGIDASHAVTCSAKTGLGVQDVIEEMIARVPPPTGNAADPLQALIIDSWFDNYVGVVMLVRVVNGSLKPKDKITLMANGSSHLVEHVGVFSPKSIDRPELSAGQVGFVIAGIKELKAAKVGDTVTHSPGQQGRVPATEPLPGFKEVKPQVFAGLYPVESSEYDQLRESLEKLQLNDASLLYEPEVSQALGFGFRCGFLGLLHMEIVQERLERQYGMNLITTAPTVVYQVEQSDGSILSVDNPSKMPEASKINTILEPIVTVNLYMPQEYVGAIITLCVGKRGIQMDMNYLGRQVKLTYELPMAEIVLDFFDKMKSISRGYASMDYEFKEYRPADVVKVDILINGERVDALSVIVHRSNSQHRGREVVAKMRGIIPRQMFDVAIQAAIGSNIVARENVKALRKNVLAKCYGGDISRKRKLLEKQKEGKKRMKQVGNVEIPQEAFLAILQVDD from the coding sequence ATGGATTTAATCCGCAATTTTTCTATCATCGCCCATATTGATCATGGCAAGTCTACGCTTGCAGATCGCATTATTCAGCATTGTGGCGGCCTCTCTGATCGTGAAATGGAAGCCCAAGTTCTCGATTCGATGGATATTGAGCGCGAGCGTGGAATTACGATTAAAGCCCAAACAGCTGCATTGACTTATAAGTCCAGGGACGGCAAAACCTACAACATCAATTTGATTGATACGCCGGGCCACGTTGACTTTTCATACGAGGTGAGCCGTTCTTTATCTGCATGCGAAGGTGCATTGCTGGTGGTGGATGCTAGTCAAGGTGTTGAGGCTCAAACCGTAGCCAACTGTTACATGGCCTTAGAGTTAGGTGTCGAAGTAGTACCAGTGCTTAATAAGATTGACTTGCCTCAAGCTGATCCTGAGCGCGCTAAAAAAGAAATTGAAGATGTGATTGGCATTGATGCATCTCATGCAGTCACCTGCTCAGCCAAAACAGGCTTAGGTGTTCAAGATGTGATCGAGGAGATGATTGCTAGAGTGCCTCCGCCCACAGGTAACGCAGCAGATCCATTGCAAGCTTTGATTATTGATTCATGGTTTGATAACTACGTTGGCGTGGTCATGTTGGTGCGCGTTGTAAATGGCTCTTTAAAACCAAAAGACAAAATTACCTTAATGGCGAATGGTTCAAGTCATTTAGTTGAACACGTAGGCGTGTTTAGTCCAAAGTCGATAGACCGCCCTGAGTTATCTGCTGGTCAAGTGGGCTTTGTGATTGCTGGTATTAAAGAGTTAAAAGCCGCTAAGGTGGGTGATACCGTAACGCATTCTCCAGGACAGCAAGGTCGAGTTCCCGCTACTGAGCCGCTACCCGGCTTTAAAGAAGTGAAGCCTCAAGTGTTTGCTGGTTTATATCCCGTGGAATCAAGTGAATACGATCAGTTGCGTGAATCATTAGAGAAGTTGCAGTTAAACGATGCTTCCCTTTTGTATGAGCCAGAAGTGTCACAGGCTCTTGGTTTTGGATTTCGTTGTGGCTTCTTAGGTTTATTGCACATGGAGATTGTGCAAGAGCGCTTAGAGCGTCAGTACGGCATGAATCTCATTACTACCGCTCCAACGGTGGTGTACCAAGTAGAGCAATCTGATGGATCTATTCTCTCAGTTGATAACCCATCGAAGATGCCAGAGGCCAGCAAGATCAATACGATTCTTGAGCCTATCGTGACAGTGAATTTGTATATGCCCCAAGAATATGTGGGTGCGATCATTACTCTGTGTGTTGGTAAGCGTGGCATACAAATGGACATGAATTATCTAGGCCGTCAAGTCAAACTCACTTATGAGTTGCCGATGGCAGAGATTGTGTTGGACTTCTTTGACAAAATGAAATCCATCTCACGCGGTTATGCCTCGATGGATTATGAGTTCAAAGAGTATCGCCCAGCAGACGTAGTGAAGGTTGATATTCTCATTAATGGCGAGCGGGTGGATGCACTCTCTGTGATTGTTCACCGCAGTAATAGCCAGCATCGTGGACGCGAAGTTGTTGCTAAGATGCGCGGCATTATTCCTCGTCAAATGTTTGATGTAGCTATTCAAGCGGCCATTGGTAGCAATATCGTTGCCCGTGAAAACGTAAAGGCCTTACGCAAAAACGTTTTGGCTAAGTGCTATGGTGGTGATATCTCCCGTAAACGCAAGTTATTAGAGAAGCAAAAAGAGGGTAAGAAGCGTATGAAGCAGGTTGGTAACGTAGAAATTCCACAAGAAGCTTTCTTAGCTATTTTGCAGGTGGACGATTAA